A region of Microbacterium suwonense DNA encodes the following proteins:
- a CDS encoding acyltransferase: protein MRGCKGARLVLGEHSYVTSRHGIDCSGSLLVGAYSALAGFGSQVLTHSIDLSRNAQSAYPVVIGERSFVGARCLLLGGGELPARSVLAAGSVLTAAERSEQGLWAGVPARFKTAMSGRWFDRTIGSTTDVYLPELDETIEAAI from the coding sequence ATGCGCGGTTGCAAGGGGGCGCGTCTGGTGCTCGGCGAGCACTCCTACGTGACCAGCCGGCACGGGATCGACTGCTCCGGGTCGCTCCTGGTCGGCGCCTACTCCGCGCTCGCGGGGTTCGGGTCGCAGGTGCTGACTCACAGCATCGATCTGTCCAGGAACGCCCAGTCCGCATATCCGGTCGTGATCGGCGAGCGCTCTTTCGTCGGCGCGAGGTGCCTTCTGCTCGGAGGCGGTGAGCTGCCCGCACGATCGGTGCTGGCTGCCGGATCCGTTCTGACAGCTGCCGAGCGCAGCGAGCAGGGGCTCTGGGCCGGTGTCCCCGCTCGATTCAAGACGGCGATGTCGGGTCGATGGTTCGACCGCACCATCGGTTCGACCACGGATGTCTACCTTCCCGAAC